The Babylonia areolata isolate BAREFJ2019XMU chromosome 17, ASM4173473v1, whole genome shotgun sequence genome has a window encoding:
- the LOC143291687 gene encoding PIH1 domain-containing protein 2-like, with product MDALKALKSMGMGGEAEGPGGDKLLKQAQHIWSMLDDMAEQDPQAYSRFIEKQTNEYKQLKAPPQPHLCVRTQFLGTALYVNIMSWQRVPKPKSAEDNIPLFAAPLDNTVDKKMGETISTIAIATNPEVLAEYGIEAKDAEQRKDFINLTLDYVQHFCGRPVDRNFILLPRNVQFKGDLEKAQQFFTDSLKKALKKDKEGQTAEQDPAPDIDLPESMLSRLANISTSGAGTSQSNGSSQKTLDDTPIILPETKSELKPTKKKQLIQELNSEETTLRNPGYILEKSSSGDGLELKVDLPGVTSVSQCELDISEDDVKLYVEGQYELTVQLPSQINDSKARAKFSKKQSTLTLHMPLLNS from the exons ATGGATGCTCTTAAAGCGCTGAAGAgcatggggatgggtggggaagcAGAGGGCCCAGGGGGAGACAAGCTGCTGAAGCAGGCGCAACACATCTGGTCCATGCTGGATGACATGGCAGAACAGGACCCACAGGCCTACTCACGCTTCATTGAGAAACAGACCAATGAATATAAGCAGCTGAAGGCTCCACCACAACCTCACTTGTGTGTTAGAACCCAGTTCCTG GGAACTGCCCTCTATGTGAACATTATGTCATGGCAACGTGTTCCCAAGCCAAAATCAGCTGAGGACAACATTCCTCTTTTTGCTGCCCCACTAGACAACACTGTGGACAAGAAAATGGGTG aaactaTTTCAACAATTGCCATTGCCACAAACCCAGAGGTGTTAGCTGAGTATGGGATAGAAGCCAAAGATGCAGAACAAAGGAAAGACTTCATAAACCTGACTCTGGACTACGTTCAGCACTTTTGTGGAAGACCTGTTGATCGGAATTTTATTCTGCTTCCCCGTAATGTACAGTTCAAAGGAGACTTGGAAAAAGCACAACAGTTTTTCACAGACTCTTTGAAGAAAGCCCTGAAAAAGGACAAAGAGGGGCAAACTGCAGAGCAGGACCCTGCTCCAGACATCGACTTGCCAGAATCCATGCTGTCCAGGTTGGCCAACATTTCCACCTCTGGTGCTGGAACCAGCCAATCCAATGGTTCCTCTCAAAAAACTTTGGATGATACCCCAATCATATTGCCTGAGACAAAGAGCGAACTGAaaccaacaaagaagaaacaactcATCCAGGAATTGAACAGTGAGGAGACGACTCTCAGGAATCCTGGGTACATATTAGAGAAATCTTCCTCGGGAGATGGTTTGGAGCTGAAAGTAGACCTGCCAGGTGTGACATCAGTATCTCAGTGTGAACTGGATATTTCTGAG GATGATGTCAAACTGTATGTTGAGGGGCAGTATGAGCTGACAGTGCAACTCCCCTCACAGATCAACGACAGTAAAGCCAGGGCCAAATTCAGCAAAAAGCAGTCAACATTGACACTTCACATGCCTCTGCTCAACTCTTGA